A stretch of Sebastes fasciatus isolate fSebFas1 chromosome 19, fSebFas1.pri, whole genome shotgun sequence DNA encodes these proteins:
- the LOC141757149 gene encoding arylsulfatase B-like, which yields MGSSLISAVFLVNFSVVLASKQPNIVFILADDFGWYDVSYHSSEIRTPNLDKLSAAGVRLENYYVQPLCTPSRTQLMTGRYQIHMGMQHELIWPCQPNCVPLDEKMLPQLMKEAGYATHMVGKWHLGLYKKDCLPTRRGFDSYFGFLSGAADYFTHSRCWEIPAGPNKTFCGLDLRDGEEVATGYDDVYATELFSQKATSVIEKHNPNKPLFLYVAMQAVHAPLQVPERYLTPYSFIEDNDRRLFAGMVASMDEAVGNITSSLQQAGLWDNTVLVFSTDNGGQPGFGGSNWPLRGRKWSLWEGGVRGVGFVASPLLKKPGTVSRELMHVSDWLPTFVGLAGGSTDGTKPLDGFNMWNAISNGFASPRLELLHNIDPLYIDGRVVVCPGAGRKLTLAQMVSGDSWPNSGFNVSIHAAIRSSNWKLLTGYPGCDLWFPRPGHTTSEKMEPLKSVMLFDIEKDPEERDELSALFPTVVEYLLGRLQEYQKSAVPIIFPDEDPKCDPSPDGAWGLWA from the exons ATGGGTTCCTCTCTGATCTCAGCTGTGTTTCTAGTGAACTTCTCTGTAGTTTTAGCCTCTAAACAGCCCAACATCGTGTTCATCCTGGCAGATGACTTCGGTTGGTATGATGTCAGTTATCACAGCTCAGAGATCAGAACCCCAAACCTGGACAAGCTGTCAGCAGCAGGAGTCCGCCTGGAGAACTACTATGTTCAGCCTCTGTGTACCCCCTCCAGGACCCAGCTGATGACCGGCAGATACCAG ATCCACATGGGCATGCAACACGAGCTCATCTGGCCCTGTCAGCCGAACTGTGTTCCTCTGGATGAGAAGATGCTGCCCCAGCTGATGAAGGAGGCGGGGTACGCCACACACATGGTGGGCAAGTGGCACCTGGGCTTGTACAAGAAGGACTGCCTGCCCACACGCCGCGGCTTTGACTCCTACTTTG GCTTCCTGTCGGGCGCCGCGGATTACTTCACTCATTCCCGCTGTTGGGAGATCCCTGCTGGTCCTAACAAGACGTTCTGTGGGTTGGACCTGCGGGACGGAGAAGAGGTCGCCACCGGATACGACGATGTGTATGCCACTGAGCTGTTCAGCCAGAAGGCCACCAGCGTCATCGAGAAACACAACCCTAAcaag CCTCTCTTCCTCTACGTGGCGATGCAAGCGGTCCACGCACCGCTGCAGGTTCCCGAGCGCTACTTGACCCCGTACAGCTTCATCGAAGACAACGATCGCAGGCTGTTTGCCGGCATGGTGGCGTCCATGGACGAGGCCGTGGGCAACATCACGTCGTCTCTGCAGCAGGCGGGACTCTGGGACAACACCGTCCTGGTTTTCTCAACAG ATAACGGAGGTCAGCCAGGGTTCGGCGGCAGCAACTGGCCGCTGCGAGGGAGGAAGTGGTCGCTGTGGGAAGGAGGGGTCCGGGGAGTCGGATTCGTCGCCAGCCCGCTGCTGAAGAAACCCGGTACCGTCAGCCGCGAACTCATGCACGTCTCCGACTGGCTGCCAACATTTGTTGGCCTGGCGGGAGGGAGCACCGACGGCACGAAGCCACTGGACGGATTCAACATGTGGAACGCCATCAG CAACGGCTTCGCCTCACCCAGACTGGAGCTGCTGCACAACATCGACCCTCTGTATATTGACGGCCGCGTTGTAGTTT GTCCTGGCGCCGGGCGCAAGTTAACTTTGGCTCAGATGGTCAGCGGAGACTCCTGGCCCAACTCTGGCTTCAATGTGTCCATTCACGCCGCCATTCGATCCTCAAACTGGAAGCTGCTGACTGGCTACCCGG GTTGTGACCTTTGGTTCCCGCGGCCCGGCCACACCACCTCTGAGAAGATGGAGCCTCTGAAGTCCGTGATGCTGTTTGACATAGAAAAGGACCCAGAGGAGAGGGATGAACTATCCGCTCTCTTCCCCACAGTAGTGGAGTATCTCCTCGGGAGGCTCCAGGAGTACCAGAAATCTGCTGTGCCGATAATCTTCCCAGATGAAGACCCCAAATGTGACCCGAGCCCCGACGGAGCCTGGGGACTCTGGGCTTAG